One segment of Thermogemmata fonticola DNA contains the following:
- a CDS encoding putative Ig domain-containing protein, whose product MPNSAPLISGTFLTPSSLKTNDLATVQVAATDPDNDPITFTYVWKVNGNVVQTTSNTSATTDTLDLSIAGHGDRGDYIEVEVTPYDGSDPGLPVSTGTIVVNSAPLVTSVSDQHSLRGDSISLQISATDVDGDTLTFAADGLPAGLSIDASTGLISGTIAGDAVPGTYQVNISVSDGSSYTVQSFAWTIYRTPAELYADYLAAVADANAAYLAAIANRDAAIAAARQQAQSQADALYAEYLTTVTSAQAVYDAAIAAAESAYNAALADADAAWESATADARAAYEAALANAQAAYDAAISALDANYQAAIAAADEAYAAYLAPYQQARDDAYAAWQADPQNSQLEQEYNDAQAALDAAILTATAQRDDAYAAAQASRDAGAANAQAELVAAQDAAFAEYQTAIAPVNAEWDEAEAEAWSVYLAAKQAADDQLLATETAAWQDYVNGVAAIESELATTVASIAAQYEEEVTSAVAAWQAAETQAWDAYQTALAAIPDAPALAVRVAGPPAAEPFVCCQVGDRLGPVVAVQTERGPLVDWRTARPTDVVLRGTQFGDVRRYTVTIRGGDTIPVYRPLSPSDPPGRLDYNCHGYTFGGWNAPGGPFIINNPDVPAILRAGYEEIPAAKARAGDIVVWYDGDKTIHSAVLKDVVITDGRLDPMRTTLRTKNGNTPFQDAMTLDALCNGPLFPGQDPRRGYGLNFRVYRAR is encoded by the coding sequence GTGCCCAACAGCGCCCCGCTCATCAGCGGCACGTTCTTGACGCCGTCGTCCCTGAAAACCAACGACCTCGCGACCGTCCAGGTGGCCGCGACCGATCCCGACAACGACCCGATCACCTTTACCTATGTCTGGAAGGTCAACGGCAACGTCGTCCAGACGACAAGCAACACCTCCGCCACCACCGACACGCTCGACCTGAGCATCGCGGGCCACGGCGACAGGGGCGACTACATCGAGGTCGAGGTGACGCCATACGACGGCAGCGACCCCGGCCTGCCGGTGTCCACCGGCACAATCGTCGTCAACAGCGCGCCACTCGTTACGAGCGTCAGCGATCAACATTCCCTGCGCGGCGATTCGATCTCACTGCAAATCAGCGCGACCGACGTCGACGGCGACACGCTCACCTTCGCCGCTGATGGCCTGCCAGCCGGTCTGAGCATCGACGCATCCACGGGGTTGATCAGCGGCACGATCGCTGGCGATGCCGTGCCGGGAACGTATCAGGTGAACATAAGCGTCAGCGACGGCAGTAGCTACACGGTGCAGTCTTTTGCCTGGACGATCTACCGCACTCCGGCGGAGCTTTACGCCGACTACCTGGCCGCCGTGGCCGACGCGAATGCCGCTTACCTGGCTGCCATCGCCAACCGCGATGCGGCGATAGCAGCCGCGCGACAGCAGGCGCAGTCGCAGGCGGACGCTCTGTATGCGGAATATCTAACCACCGTGACCTCGGCGCAGGCGGTGTATGACGCGGCGATTGCGGCCGCCGAGTCGGCTTACAACGCCGCGCTGGCCGATGCCGACGCTGCCTGGGAGAGCGCGACGGCCGATGCGCGGGCGGCGTATGAAGCTGCCCTGGCCAACGCGCAGGCCGCCTACGATGCCGCGATTTCCGCCCTGGACGCCAACTACCAGGCCGCCATCGCCGCGGCCGATGAGGCATATGCCGCATACCTTGCGCCCTATCAACAAGCGCGGGATGATGCCTATGCCGCCTGGCAAGCCGACCCGCAGAACAGCCAGCTGGAACAGGAGTACAACGATGCTCAGGCCGCGCTCGACGCAGCCATACTCACAGCGACGGCGCAGCGTGACGACGCCTACGCTGCCGCCCAGGCGTCACGGGACGCAGGCGCGGCCAATGCTCAGGCCGAGTTGGTCGCGGCTCAGGACGCCGCATTCGCCGAATACCAGACCGCCATCGCTCCGGTCAACGCGGAATGGGACGAGGCCGAGGCGGAAGCGTGGTCCGTGTACCTGGCCGCTAAGCAAGCCGCCGACGATCAACTCCTCGCTACCGAGACCGCCGCCTGGCAGGATTACGTGAACGGCGTCGCAGCCATCGAATCCGAGTTGGCGACGACGGTGGCGAGCATCGCGGCCCAGTACGAGGAGGAGGTGACAAGCGCGGTAGCCGCGTGGCAAGCTGCCGAGACCCAGGCTTGGGACGCCTACCAGACGGCGCTGGCGGCGATACCGGACGCACCGGCGTTGGCGGTGCGGGTGGCAGGCCCACCGGCGGCAGAGCCGTTTGTCTGCTGTCAAGTGGGAGACCGACTGGGACCGGTGGTGGCCGTTCAAACAGAGCGTGGGCCGTTGGTTGACTGGCGAACTGCGCGTCCCACCGACGTGGTTCTGAGAGGAACTCAATTTGGCGATGTACGGCGTTACACTGTCACCATTCGCGGCGGTGACACGATTCCGGTCTATCGCCCTCTCAGTCCCAGCGACCCGCCAGGGCGACTGGACTACAACTGTCACGGATATACCTTCGGAGGGTGGAACGCTCCCGGTGGACCTTTCATTATCAACAATCCAGACGTTCCGGCGATCCTTCGAGCCGGTTACGAAGAAATTCCCGCTGCGAAGGCCCGCGCGGGTGATATCGTGGTGTGGTACGATGGTGACAAAACCATCCATTCTGCCGTCTTGAAAGACGTGGTGATTACCGATGGACGGTTGGATCCCATGCGCACAACGTTGCGAACCAAGAATGGCAACACCCCGTTCCAGGACGCAATGACGCTCGACGCCCTTTGTAATGGCCCGCTGTTCCCCGGCCAAGATCCACGACGGGGCTACGGCCTCAACTTCCGTGTCTATCGGGCGCGGTGA